Proteins co-encoded in one Bacillota bacterium genomic window:
- a CDS encoding methyltransferase has protein sequence MNPRDRVIKTLRFESVDRAPRDLWYLPGVEMFRKNELDEVLQEFPPDFASPRYRYGKSRRARGIPNVIGEYVDAWGSVWTVAEPGVIGEVKAPPLADWSALDSYTPPWELLEEADLSEVNRSCAETDRFVKVGTETRPFERMQFLRGTENLFLDLAYGTKEVYRLRDMLHEFFIREMEMWAKTDVDAVAFMDDWGAQKALLISPELWRSFFKPLYKDYCDILHSAGKFVFFHSDGNIEVIYPDLIEIGISALNSQLFCMNIEELGRKYGGKITFWGEIDRQKILPFGSTDEVRQAVRRVRRALDTGHGGVIAQCEWGVKDPKENIRAVFDEWLKRKEHAAGNE, from the coding sequence ATGAATCCACGAGATCGAGTCATCAAAACACTGAGGTTTGAAAGCGTCGATCGAGCCCCCCGCGACCTCTGGTACTTGCCCGGAGTTGAAATGTTTAGGAAGAATGAGCTTGATGAAGTGCTCCAGGAGTTCCCTCCAGACTTCGCATCCCCCCGCTATAGGTATGGTAAATCAAGGCGTGCGCGCGGCATCCCCAATGTGATTGGCGAATATGTAGACGCCTGGGGATCTGTATGGACGGTAGCAGAGCCGGGAGTTATAGGTGAGGTGAAGGCCCCACCACTGGCTGATTGGTCGGCCCTCGATTCTTATACGCCTCCATGGGAGCTTCTTGAAGAAGCCGACTTATCGGAAGTGAATCGGAGTTGCGCCGAGACTGACCGGTTTGTAAAAGTGGGGACTGAAACGAGGCCTTTCGAGAGGATGCAGTTCCTCCGGGGGACTGAGAACCTCTTTCTTGACCTGGCATATGGCACAAAAGAGGTATATAGGTTGCGGGATATGCTGCATGAGTTCTTCATAAGGGAAATGGAAATGTGGGCTAAGACAGATGTGGACGCAGTTGCGTTCATGGATGACTGGGGGGCACAAAAGGCGCTTCTCATCTCGCCAGAACTCTGGCGCAGTTTCTTCAAACCACTTTACAAGGATTACTGCGATATCCTGCATTCAGCAGGCAAGTTCGTATTCTTCCATTCTGATGGCAATATCGAAGTAATTTACCCGGATCTCATCGAGATAGGAATAAGCGCGCTGAATTCCCAGCTTTTCTGTATGAATATAGAGGAACTTGGACGAAAGTATGGAGGCAAAATCACCTTCTGGGGCGAAATAGATAGACAGAAGATCCTTCCCTTCGGAAGCACGGATGAGGTTAGGCAAGCGGTAAGGCGCGTCCGGAGGGCGCTTGATACAGGGCATGGGGGCGTGATAGCCCAGTGCGAATGGGGGGTCAAGGATCCAAAGGAGAATATCCGCGCTGTGTTCGATGAATGGCTCAAAAGAAAGGAGCATGCTGCTGGCAATGAATAA
- a CDS encoding PHP domain-containing protein, whose amino-acid sequence MNGSKERSMLLAMNNISPFEVKGNWYKGNLHCHSTVSDGKLAPEDVVSLYRGNGWNFLAFTDHRVFADWNKLGDEDFLIIPGVELNVDASKEGRPICYHILGIQGGKPGQHARLVRELRHGDRWEPAVWQGIGSVQALIDELKSRNNHVILCHPVWSLTEFEDLKDLEGYFAIEIYNHGCELECHTGLSTLYWDSLLKRGKRIWGVAVDDAHHRIQDECGGWVMVKAPSLTRSAIAEALVEGRFYSSSGPIIEGFGIDDGEAFVRSSPVKSIHFMTGPSRGESFHAAPGESITTARYRLKGSELYVRAECVDGHGKTAWTNPIFLAPVS is encoded by the coding sequence ATGAATGGCTCAAAAGAAAGGAGCATGCTGCTGGCAATGAATAACATATCGCCCTTCGAGGTCAAAGGAAACTGGTACAAAGGTAACCTTCATTGTCATTCAACCGTGTCCGATGGGAAGCTGGCCCCGGAAGATGTGGTTTCCCTTTATCGTGGCAATGGGTGGAATTTTCTCGCCTTCACGGATCACCGTGTTTTTGCGGACTGGAACAAGCTGGGCGATGAGGATTTTCTCATAATCCCGGGCGTAGAATTAAATGTTGACGCAAGTAAAGAAGGCCGTCCGATATGCTATCACATTCTGGGGATCCAGGGAGGTAAGCCGGGGCAGCATGCCCGACTTGTAAGGGAATTAAGGCACGGGGATAGATGGGAACCTGCAGTCTGGCAGGGAATAGGTAGTGTCCAGGCTTTGATCGACGAGCTCAAATCAAGGAATAATCATGTGATCCTCTGCCACCCTGTCTGGTCCCTGACCGAGTTCGAGGATCTCAAGGACCTGGAGGGCTACTTTGCGATCGAAATCTACAACCATGGGTGCGAACTCGAATGCCATACCGGCCTTTCCACCCTATACTGGGATTCGTTGCTGAAGCGAGGGAAGAGGATCTGGGGCGTTGCAGTCGACGATGCTCATCACCGCATCCAGGACGAATGTGGGGGTTGGGTAATGGTCAAGGCGCCGTCGCTCACTCGGTCTGCAATCGCTGAAGCGCTGGTCGAGGGGCGATTTTACTCCTCAAGCGGACCCATTATAGAGGGTTTTGGGATTGATGACGGCGAGGCATTCGTGCGGAGCTCTCCGGTTAAATCGATCCATTTTATGACCGGGCCTTCAAGAGGGGAAAGCTTCCACGCCGCTCCTGGAGAATCTATAACGACCGCAAGATACAGGCTTAAGGGTAGCGAACTCTATGTCCGTGCCGAATGCGTAGATGGTCATGGAAAGACCGCCTGGACGAACCCGATCTTCCTTGCTCCCGTTTCATAA
- a CDS encoding type II toxin-antitoxin system Phd/YefM family antitoxin → MPQIRPIAELRNTSKISKICHNQSEPIFITKNGYGDLVIMSMETYERQFALVDVYKKLGEAEKQIADGVPLLAGEQVFKRLREKYAK, encoded by the coding sequence ATGCCACAGATAAGACCCATCGCCGAGTTAAGGAATACAAGCAAAATTTCAAAGATCTGCCACAACCAATCGGAACCTATATTCATCACCAAAAACGGATATGGTGATCTAGTGATTATGAGCATGGAAACCTATGAAAGGCAGTTCGCGCTTGTAGATGTTTATAAAAAACTGGGCGAAGCTGAAAAGCAGATCGCAGACGGAGTTCCCCTGTTGGCGGGAGAGCAGGTGTTCAAGCGTTTGAGGGAAAAATATGCAAAATAG
- a CDS encoding type II toxin-antitoxin system RelE/ParE family toxin → MQNSYQLRFTPIAEDDLKGIYRYISEHLVAPEAANGLMDDIEASILRLKEFPYSGSPVTDDILSSRGYRKLIVKNYIVFHLIDEVEKQIVIMRVLYGAQKYEGIL, encoded by the coding sequence ATGCAAAATAGTTATCAGCTGAGATTTACACCAATCGCCGAGGATGATTTGAAGGGGATATACCGATATATTTCAGAACATCTGGTTGCCCCAGAAGCCGCCAATGGCCTGATGGATGATATTGAGGCCTCCATCCTGCGGCTCAAGGAGTTTCCTTATTCAGGCAGCCCTGTCACGGATGATATTCTAAGTAGCCGTGGCTACCGCAAGCTGATTGTCAAAAACTATATTGTCTTTCACCTGATTGACGAGGTAGAAAAACAGATTGTTATTATGCGTGTGCTCTATGGCGCGCAGAAGTATGAAGGTATACTGTAA
- a CDS encoding DUF362 domain-containing protein → MLKTTRTLFSEVVIARTDGELESTLRSCIDMVGGLARYIKKTDTVFIKPNLTAGAPAESGGTTGVGIVEAVVKLVKEVGPARIIVGEGAGNEIRTAEAFQRLGYFDMARRANVELVDCDNVEYVDVHLKDALYRETVHLPRIFLESDVFINVPALKTHVACGITVALKNTFGLIPDTDKTEVHRDGALEECLVDINRIKPADLVIVDGRTGAEGVAGGTDFDHPIHANIIIVGNDPVAVDTVCTRVMKQNPRIRYLRWAAQRGIGTDALDYILIRGLNIRDAECPFMTPAQQLMKDSGGKLRLFDLESCSGCRSIAEGGVYRFARPNVLLESVDIVYGPGPWDMPDTVNPRTVLLGDCIREEYRSKGIWIGGCPPSGRRYYEILDSFDVVCRKCIDLANRVINSVRDDLSSIRVLAGGREILRGSKNLARMDDYLLAVGDCQQGYCRHHSHRVRKMTEKNPEDLIEFVSGCPPTIDEIIAGLNALSRRAIQLDKQTV, encoded by the coding sequence ATGCTCAAGACGACAAGGACGCTTTTCTCTGAAGTGGTGATAGCCCGGACAGATGGTGAGTTGGAAAGTACCCTCCGGTCTTGCATAGACATGGTTGGCGGACTTGCACGCTATATCAAAAAGACTGATACAGTCTTCATAAAGCCCAATCTTACTGCAGGAGCCCCTGCAGAATCTGGCGGGACGACGGGTGTAGGGATCGTCGAAGCTGTCGTCAAGCTGGTTAAGGAGGTAGGTCCGGCGAGGATAATCGTGGGGGAAGGGGCCGGAAATGAGATACGGACGGCTGAGGCGTTCCAAAGGTTAGGCTATTTCGATATGGCGAGACGTGCTAATGTAGAACTAGTGGATTGTGACAACGTGGAATATGTTGATGTTCATCTTAAAGACGCGCTTTACAGGGAAACTGTGCATTTGCCCAGGATATTCCTTGAAAGCGATGTTTTCATAAATGTGCCTGCCCTTAAGACCCATGTAGCATGCGGGATTACTGTTGCTCTCAAGAATACTTTTGGACTGATACCTGATACTGACAAAACTGAAGTTCACAGGGATGGAGCATTGGAAGAATGCCTTGTTGACATCAATCGAATCAAGCCGGCTGACCTGGTAATCGTCGATGGGAGGACTGGGGCAGAAGGGGTGGCAGGTGGCACTGATTTTGATCATCCGATTCATGCCAATATCATAATAGTCGGAAATGACCCTGTGGCGGTGGATACTGTCTGCACACGTGTCATGAAACAGAATCCGAGAATTCGATATTTGCGCTGGGCAGCGCAAAGGGGGATAGGGACGGATGCTCTCGACTATATCTTGATCAGGGGGCTGAATATAAGAGATGCAGAATGTCCGTTCATGACTCCTGCGCAGCAGCTAATGAAAGATTCCGGCGGCAAGTTGAGACTCTTCGACCTCGAGTCTTGCTCAGGATGCAGGTCAATCGCTGAAGGGGGAGTGTATAGGTTCGCCCGTCCTAATGTCCTGCTGGAATCAGTGGATATTGTATATGGGCCTGGCCCCTGGGATATGCCGGATACCGTGAATCCCCGTACAGTGCTTCTGGGTGATTGTATCAGAGAAGAGTACCGGTCGAAGGGAATCTGGATTGGGGGTTGTCCGCCTTCTGGCCGCAGATATTACGAGATTCTTGACTCCTTCGATGTGGTATGCAGGAAATGTATTGACTTGGCCAATAGAGTGATCAACTCTGTTAGGGACGATCTCTCAAGCATAAGAGTGCTGGCAGGGGGAAGAGAGATATTGAGAGGGAGCAAGAACCTGGCTCGAATGGATGATTACCTGCTTGCGGTTGGAGATTGCCAGCAAGGTTATTGTAGACACCACTCTCACAGGGTGCGCAAAATGACAGAGAAAAATCCAGAAGATCTTATCGAGTTTGTCAGCGGATGCCCGCCGACCATTGATGAGATAATAGCTGGTCTTAATGCCCTTTCTCGTCGGGCCATTCAATTAGATAAGCAAACCGTCTAG
- a CDS encoding glucose 1-dehydrogenase: MRLSGKVAIVTGSGQGIGAEIARTFAREGASVTLAARTLEKIKDVAEEIRQAGGQALAIQTDIREVDQVERMVVSTVETFGRLDILVNNAGIPAFVHQVDGPLERALSDFDDVMNTNVRGGWLAIHFAVPYMKAVGGGSIIQIGSVHGKAGASMWSAYAASKGALDAMTRALAIELAPYKIRVNSCNPGAIDVSKGRLKQALLDLGEIEKAKQIEALEREYRELNQPLHIVGEPRDVAWACVYLASDESRYVTGVSLMVDGGLTALLGEPSRLERRSFEVLEEYRKAVRAAVEYLRQKNIDF, encoded by the coding sequence TTGCGGTTGTCTGGAAAGGTAGCGATTGTAACAGGGAGTGGACAGGGGATAGGGGCTGAGATTGCTCGCACTTTCGCCAGGGAAGGGGCGAGCGTTACTTTGGCGGCCCGCACACTGGAGAAGATCAAAGACGTGGCGGAGGAGATTCGCCAGGCTGGCGGCCAAGCCCTGGCGATCCAAACCGATATCCGTGAGGTAGACCAAGTTGAGCGCATGGTTGTCTCCACTGTTGAGACCTTTGGACGCCTGGACATCCTTGTCAACAATGCAGGGATCCCGGCATTTGTTCATCAGGTCGATGGTCCGCTTGAAAGGGCGCTTTCTGATTTTGATGATGTTATGAACACAAACGTCAGGGGCGGGTGGCTTGCTATCCACTTTGCAGTGCCGTATATGAAGGCCGTGGGCGGCGGATCCATCATCCAGATAGGTTCGGTCCACGGGAAAGCCGGGGCATCGATGTGGTCAGCCTATGCCGCCTCCAAGGGCGCGCTAGACGCAATGACGCGTGCTTTGGCAATTGAGCTGGCCCCCTATAAAATCCGCGTCAATAGCTGTAACCCAGGGGCTATTGATGTTAGTAAAGGCAGGCTGAAGCAGGCCCTATTGGATCTCGGAGAAATAGAGAAGGCTAAACAAATCGAAGCTTTGGAACGGGAATACAGGGAGCTTAATCAGCCACTACACATAGTCGGGGAACCGAGAGATGTTGCCTGGGCGTGTGTTTACCTTGCAAGTGACGAATCTCGATATGTTACGGGCGTCTCTCTCATGGTTGACGGGGGTCTAACAGCACTTTTGGGTGAGCCGAGTCGCCTCGAACGTCGGAGTTTTGAGGTGTTGGAGGAATATAGGAAGGCCGTGCGCGCCGCGGTCGAGTATCTGCGTCAGAAAAACATTGATTTCTGA
- a CDS encoding addiction module toxin, HicA family, translating into MKHTPRLCRLSGPEVVRALEGLGFVQVRQRGSHVVLRKQIPEGDVCCVVRILK; encoded by the coding sequence TTGAAGCACACCCCTAGACTATGTCGTCTATCAGGTCCGGAGGTCGTTCGTGCCTTGGAAGGGCTAGGCTTTGTGCAGGTACGCCAACGGGGGAGCCATGTCGTGTTAAGGAAACAGATACCAGAAGGGGATGTATGCTGCGTTGTACGAATATTGAAATAG
- a CDS encoding Smr/MutS family protein, translating to MAKQKSGRVDIECDLHGLTRDEAWIELQQVVALLRRRKKGRARIIHGCGEVLSEMVYEFAQQAPDLQIEQERNNAGASIIELIPGRARDFGLLV from the coding sequence ATGGCCAAACAGAAATCAGGACGAGTTGATATAGAATGTGATTTGCATGGTTTGACGAGGGATGAAGCGTGGATCGAACTCCAGCAGGTGGTGGCCCTCTTGCGAAGACGCAAGAAGGGGCGCGCCCGCATAATCCATGGTTGTGGCGAGGTCCTGTCGGAGATGGTATATGAGTTTGCTCAGCAAGCGCCGGACCTACAGATAGAGCAGGAGCGAAACAATGCAGGGGCTAGCATCATAGAGTTAATACCGGGCCGCGCGAGAGATTTTGGGCTACTCGTATGA
- a CDS encoding UvrD-helicase domain-containing protein has translation MNEACEIILHGLTPNQREAATTFDRSVLVSAGAGSGKTRVLVARYLAILAQRLSSVDGIVAITFTRKAAGEMVERIRSSVDGLIEMLRGRPEESDFWQQIKKDLMRAHIGTIHSFCSNLIRENPVECRVDPRFEMLDETQAAILLDEAARSSVLALLEREGEQYAELAGAAGIDRLADQAARLYKQIRQAGRTIESVREESLISLDDDLRRFVCNVGRFVEDLSELALKENDPAVAKAGQTIEKLRELKSRLPDCQQAAQYFMNSFDHYEPDEVREKGQVLLGVGSLLGGKVANAVKEQFKDLKEFSTNIQLGIADALARPYFESLFELLAEIDRRYSEAKMAISGLDYADLQVIAYNLLSDHPHILAEYRERFKFIMVDEFQDVDGLQLRILSLLVGDPPTRSLFAVGDPKQSIYRFRGAEVSLFNIVRGKIERNGGKVVLLQENFRSQPGIISLVNQAFGKIMGSVETEDPSMTSDSLTTGEPWKIRYEELCARKPAPDGSEDLERVRFVRIPDGGPEAEAQFIAEQIVSMVEHGKCLATRAKEVSGSIVVESRPVSYGDIAILFRAATNIKIYERALMKHGIPYYVVGGTGFYDRPEIQDILSTLRAVENEYDALSLAAALRSPIFGLSDETLLRLAWSANGDSPSPPLAYAFWRGIDAEGANFDRAHASMPDEEKEKLNWARMIMQELKQMRACHNAGEMIETLLIRSGFENVLVTRPDGAQAVSNVRKILSIAGEISRTRYSSIGGFLDNISRLQEISAREEEATLEVEEGDTVKLLTIHKAKGLQFPVVIVPDIAHQRRRNTDIFSFDLEMGVGMKIPNTGHVLDPGDDWIDTSAYTRIHSLDDQKDREESKRILYVATTRAEDCLIMVGSLNGQDPSEAKGDTWLSWLQDVVPQDKLQIVTVPEGGSATDSAGEGGMVPPWPHAPLQRAGWAQKMAEYALVAHKNLSCEPAATLLKQVNPLPHRGRRISRFSVSALMAYHECPRRFFFQYRMSLPQSGMTLEETDVVVPIISDDDQLASGERLILPPIVRGNVIHRVCERLRRAGEVEEILEWALKAEGVPESQLHPAKESLMGIIQHYLESDFFKYVADGVPVDNEIPFVFRLSDNIFLRGAADRVIYTGGARTDPAILVDFKTNVVDQSGISEVLSVYELQSRVYAMALRAAGILVEKAFIYFMFPDIVHGCDISLDALEAAKTYAIRVCSEMEAVEGFKGLRGNSRLCSQCGYQAICNDLFPSV, from the coding sequence ATGAATGAGGCCTGTGAAATCATACTTCATGGGTTGACGCCAAATCAGAGGGAAGCGGCCACTACCTTCGATCGGAGCGTCCTTGTGAGCGCAGGCGCAGGCTCAGGTAAGACCCGGGTGCTGGTGGCGCGATATCTTGCTATTCTTGCGCAGCGCCTTTCGAGTGTAGACGGTATAGTGGCGATCACATTCACCAGAAAAGCGGCCGGCGAGATGGTGGAACGTATCCGCTCATCAGTTGATGGACTTATTGAGATGCTTCGCGGGAGACCAGAAGAGTCCGATTTCTGGCAGCAGATCAAGAAGGATCTCATGCGGGCCCATATCGGAACCATACATAGTTTTTGTTCTAATCTCATCCGCGAGAATCCTGTAGAATGTCGCGTGGATCCGAGATTTGAGATGCTCGATGAGACGCAAGCAGCTATTTTACTTGATGAGGCCGCAAGGTCTTCTGTTCTTGCGCTTCTCGAAAGGGAAGGAGAGCAATACGCGGAGCTGGCGGGTGCTGCGGGCATTGACAGGCTCGCGGATCAGGCCGCCAGGTTATATAAGCAAATAAGGCAGGCCGGGAGAACGATTGAAAGCGTAAGGGAAGAGTCTCTTATCAGCCTGGACGATGATCTGAGGAGATTTGTCTGCAATGTGGGGCGATTTGTCGAGGATTTATCAGAACTCGCGCTGAAGGAAAATGACCCGGCCGTCGCGAAGGCCGGTCAAACTATCGAGAAGTTGAGAGAATTGAAATCCAGACTTCCTGATTGTCAGCAGGCCGCTCAATATTTCATGAATTCTTTTGATCATTACGAACCTGATGAGGTCAGGGAGAAAGGACAGGTATTGCTGGGGGTCGGTTCCCTACTTGGTGGCAAGGTGGCAAATGCAGTCAAGGAACAATTCAAGGATCTCAAAGAGTTCTCCACAAACATCCAGCTTGGTATAGCTGACGCTCTTGCGCGTCCATATTTTGAAAGCCTCTTTGAGCTCTTGGCAGAGATTGACCGGCGCTATTCAGAGGCAAAAATGGCCATTTCAGGACTTGATTATGCTGACCTTCAGGTTATCGCATATAACCTTCTATCAGATCATCCCCACATACTAGCTGAATATCGTGAACGATTCAAGTTCATTATGGTAGACGAATTTCAGGATGTAGATGGGCTGCAGCTGAGGATTTTATCCCTTCTGGTCGGGGATCCCCCAACGAGATCCCTCTTCGCCGTTGGGGACCCAAAACAGTCAATATACAGGTTCAGGGGGGCTGAGGTGTCTTTATTCAATATTGTAAGGGGGAAGATCGAGAGGAATGGAGGCAAGGTCGTTCTTCTTCAGGAGAATTTCCGCAGCCAGCCCGGTATCATATCTCTGGTGAATCAGGCATTCGGGAAGATCATGGGATCTGTCGAGACTGAAGATCCTTCCATGACCAGCGATTCTCTTACGACTGGGGAACCCTGGAAGATAAGATATGAAGAGCTATGCGCACGAAAACCAGCTCCTGACGGATCAGAGGATCTGGAACGTGTAAGATTCGTCAGGATTCCAGATGGTGGGCCCGAAGCAGAGGCTCAATTCATAGCCGAACAGATCGTTTCGATGGTTGAACACGGCAAGTGCCTGGCAACACGCGCTAAGGAGGTTTCTGGTTCGATCGTGGTTGAATCGCGGCCCGTAAGTTACGGTGATATTGCAATACTCTTCCGGGCTGCTACAAATATCAAAATCTATGAAAGAGCGCTCATGAAACATGGGATTCCATATTATGTTGTAGGTGGGACAGGCTTTTATGATAGGCCGGAGATCCAGGACATCTTATCGACCTTACGTGCCGTAGAAAATGAGTATGATGCCCTGTCGCTCGCTGCTGCATTGCGATCTCCGATTTTCGGCCTCTCGGATGAGACTCTCCTCCGTCTGGCCTGGAGCGCTAATGGGGATTCCCCATCCCCGCCACTGGCATATGCATTCTGGAGAGGGATCGACGCAGAGGGGGCGAATTTTGATCGGGCCCACGCAAGTATGCCAGATGAAGAAAAGGAGAAGTTGAACTGGGCTCGTATGATTATGCAGGAATTGAAACAGATGCGAGCCTGCCATAATGCCGGGGAGATGATCGAGACTCTTCTCATTCGTTCTGGTTTTGAGAATGTACTCGTCACCCGGCCGGACGGAGCGCAGGCAGTGTCCAATGTCCGAAAGATTCTTTCCATTGCCGGCGAGATCTCCCGGACCCGGTATTCTAGCATCGGAGGCTTCCTCGATAATATCTCCAGGCTCCAGGAGATCTCGGCTCGCGAGGAGGAGGCCACCCTGGAGGTCGAGGAAGGAGATACCGTAAAACTGCTGACCATTCATAAGGCGAAGGGCCTACAATTTCCAGTGGTAATCGTCCCGGACATTGCCCACCAGCGTAGACGAAATACTGATATATTCTCTTTTGACCTGGAAATGGGCGTCGGCATGAAAATCCCCAATACTGGCCATGTGTTAGATCCTGGGGATGATTGGATAGACACCAGCGCATATACGAGGATTCATTCTCTGGATGACCAGAAGGACCGCGAGGAATCTAAACGCATTTTATATGTGGCGACGACAAGGGCCGAAGACTGCCTTATCATGGTGGGTTCACTGAATGGCCAGGATCCTTCGGAAGCAAAGGGGGACACCTGGCTTTCGTGGCTGCAGGATGTGGTACCTCAAGACAAATTACAGATCGTGACAGTGCCTGAAGGCGGGAGCGCGACAGATTCTGCGGGCGAGGGCGGCATGGTTCCTCCATGGCCCCATGCGCCTTTGCAAAGGGCCGGATGGGCACAAAAGATGGCTGAATATGCGCTCGTGGCTCATAAAAACCTATCTTGCGAACCAGCAGCCACCCTCTTAAAGCAGGTAAATCCGCTCCCTCATCGGGGGCGGCGCATATCGAGGTTCTCGGTATCGGCCTTGATGGCCTATCATGAATGCCCCAGGAGGTTCTTCTTTCAATATAGGATGTCCCTTCCACAATCAGGTATGACTCTTGAAGAAACGGATGTAGTAGTTCCAATCATCTCGGATGATGATCAGCTGGCTTCTGGCGAAAGGCTCATTCTCCCTCCGATTGTCAGGGGAAATGTAATCCATAGGGTTTGTGAGAGATTGCGAAGGGCCGGAGAAGTTGAAGAAATCCTAGAATGGGCGTTGAAGGCCGAAGGGGTGCCGGAATCGCAGCTCCATCCGGCTAAAGAAAGTCTCATGGGCATAATCCAGCATTACCTTGAGAGCGACTTTTTCAAATATGTCGCAGACGGGGTGCCCGTGGACAATGAGATTCCTTTCGTCTTCCGGCTCTCAGATAATATCTTCCTCAGGGGCGCTGCTGATAGAGTGATCTATACTGGAGGGGCGCGAACAGATCCGGCAATCCTGGTCGATTTCAAGACAAATGTCGTTGATCAGTCCGGGATTTCAGAGGTACTGTCTGTATATGAACTCCAGAGCAGGGTGTATGCCATGGCGCTGCGAGCTGCAGGCATTCTTGTGGAAAAGGCCTTCATTTATTTTATGTTCCCAGACATAGTGCATGGGTGTGATATTTCACTCGATGCACTTGAGGCCGCAAAAACATATGCAATCAGGGTATGCAGCGAAATGGAAGCGGTTGAAGGCTTCAAAGGACTCAGAGGGAACTCGAGGTTGTGCAGTCAGTGTGGATATCAGGCTATTTGCAATGACCTATTCCCATCAGTATAA